From Sporosarcina sp. 6E9, a single genomic window includes:
- a CDS encoding DUF722 domain-containing protein codes for MLKLDYEVTGPTFKYIESLWFRYNDMITKMRDIEMDVINYVDDNADIKGKGATSNPTEAQALKKERLRKGGQYRTLETNVKVIEDVFNSLPDDYKKVARSRYFTKHSKKWDKIAMETNFSERHARRIRDMIVVATAEKLGLW; via the coding sequence GTGTTAAAACTAGACTACGAGGTGACTGGACCGACGTTTAAATATATCGAATCATTGTGGTTCCGTTACAACGACATGATCACAAAAATGCGTGACATCGAAATGGACGTAATCAATTATGTGGATGACAACGCGGATATCAAAGGCAAAGGGGCGACTAGCAATCCCACAGAAGCACAGGCATTGAAGAAAGAACGCCTAAGAAAAGGCGGGCAGTATAGAACGCTAGAAACTAACGTGAAGGTAATCGAGGACGTGTTCAACAGTCTACCAGATGATTATAAAAAGGTTGCTCGTTCACGATATTTCACGAAGCATTCGAAGAAGTGGGACAAGATAGCGATGGAAACCAACTTCTCAGAAAGACATGCTAGACGTATACGAGATATGATCGTTGTGGCTACTGCAGAAAAATTGGGGCTGTGGTGA